One Archangium violaceum genomic window, ACCCGACTGGATCTCGCTTTCCGTCATGTGTTGCCTTCCCTGTGTCCGTCAAAGGTCCACTGCGCTGTCGGTGAGTGTCAACAGGCCGACGTCAATGAATTACGACCTTCACGGGGTTCGCGCGTTTTCGTGTGTCCGGTACGTTGTCACTCTCACGGTTGCCATTCCCCCCAGCTGGCGACCGGACAGCACTCGCGGTGAATGCGAGCCGTCGCCTCTGTACACAGCAAAATCGCATGTCTCATTTTGCATGACGAGCGGGTAAAGGCAGACCCGCAATCTTTACGGGAGATCCGGGAATCCTGACGCCTCGTATCTCTCGCAATGATGTACGCGCCAATTCCTGGCAGTACTCAGTTGACCAGTCTTTCGATTTCTTCGGGGCTGAAGCCAGCCTCCGAGAGAATTTTTCGCGAGTGCTGTCCCACTGCGGGTGGAGGTCGCAGGGGTGTTTCACCCATACGCAGGGGCGTGAGCAGGTGGGTCACCTTCCGCCCACGTTGGGTATCATCCGACTCCACGAAAAGACCCCGTGCGCGCAGCTGTGGGTCCTCGAGCACTTCATCGCCCTCGAGGACGGGTTCGACGCACACGTCCCTGGTCGCGAAGCGCTCCTTCCAATACGCCAGGGGGTGCTCGGCGAAGAGGCGCGTGAACTCGGCCTTCACGCGCGCGCCGGCCTCGCCGGTGTCGTACGCGTCCGCGAGCAACTCCGGGCGTCCGAGGACCTCGCACACCCCGGCGAGGAACTTGGGCTCCAGCGCGCCCACGGACAGGTAGCGATCGTCGCTCGTGCGGTACAGTCCGTAGCAGGCCTGGCCACCGTTGAGCGTCTCCCGGCCGCGGCGCAGGGGTTGGCCCTGCTCGCCCATGATCAGCCGCGCCGCCAGGTGCATGTGGAGGAAGGCCAGGGCGCCATCCGTCATGGACACGTCCACGAAGCGGCCCTGCCCGGTGCGCTCGCGCTCGTGGAGCGCCGCGAGGATGCCCACCAGCGCGAAGAGGCTTCCGCCGCCGATGTCGCCCAGCTGCACCCCCGGGAAGGCCGGC contains:
- a CDS encoding CaiB/BaiF CoA transferase family protein: MNTLPLTGLKVLDLSRLLPGPYATLVLADLGATVDKLEDPVGGDYIRHMPPLRDDESALFYGLNRNKRSLVLDLKTSEGREALKRLVRGYDVLLESFRPGVMDKLGVGWSVLREQNPRLVYCAISGYGQTGPDRSRAGHDINYAARAGVLGYGGQADGAPAFPGVQLGDIGGGSLFALVGILAALHERERTGQGRFVDVSMTDGALAFLHMHLAARLIMGEQGQPLRRGRETLNGGQACYGLYRTSDDRYLSVGALEPKFLAGVCEVLGRPELLADAYDTGEAGARVKAEFTRLFAEHPLAYWKERFATRDVCVEPVLEGDEVLEDPQLRARGLFVESDDTQRGRKVTHLLTPLRMGETPLRPPPAVGQHSRKILSEAGFSPEEIERLVN